A single Calidifontibacter indicus DNA region contains:
- the dxs gene encoding 1-deoxy-D-xylulose-5-phosphate synthase has product MGLLFGINGPSDVKNVPPESIDDLAQEIRDFLVDSVSKTGGHLGPNLGVVELTIALHRVFDSPNDAIVFDTGHQSYVHKLLTGRHDFSKLKKQGGISGYPSRVESEHDVVENSHASTSLSWAHGIAKGRRVKGENRHTVAVIGDGALTGGMAWEALNNIAVDKDLPLVIVINDNERSYAPTIGGFAEHLATLRTTRQYEQVLDWGKDRLQRTPVVGNAMYQSLHGMKKGLKDVLSPQRGMFEDLGIKYVGPVDGHDEQAVEHALAKAKAYGGPVLVHVITQKGRGYAPAAEHEGDQWHGIGKFNPETGLPFEVSGRIWTDEFSDEMVRLGAERDDIVAITAAMLIPVGLDQFAEKYPERVFDVGIAEQHAATMAAGLSYAGLHPVVAIYATFLNRAFDQVLMDCALHKQGVTFVLDRAGVTGSDGPSHNGMWDMAICSIVPGLRLAAPRDGEQVKAQLREAVDVDDAPTVIRFPKGDVAEPIAALRSDDGYDVLYESGDADHEPEVLVVAVGSMCPAGIAVAEKLEAQGHSVTVIDPRWVLPVSDGVVAKARAAGHVVVIEDNLVTHGVGVAVSHALRSAGAMVPVHTYGIPGQFLDHASRGQVLESIGLTPDVITTDLLGRLAPR; this is encoded by the coding sequence GTGGGACTGCTCTTCGGTATCAACGGCCCGTCGGACGTCAAGAACGTCCCGCCCGAAAGCATCGACGACCTCGCTCAGGAGATCCGTGATTTCCTCGTCGATTCGGTGTCCAAGACCGGCGGGCACCTCGGGCCCAACCTCGGCGTCGTCGAACTGACGATCGCGTTGCACCGGGTGTTCGACTCACCGAACGACGCGATCGTGTTCGACACCGGACACCAGTCGTACGTTCACAAACTCCTCACCGGACGCCACGACTTCAGCAAGTTGAAGAAGCAGGGCGGCATCTCCGGTTACCCCAGCCGGGTCGAGTCCGAGCACGACGTCGTCGAGAACTCCCACGCGAGCACGTCCTTGTCGTGGGCGCACGGCATCGCCAAGGGTCGTCGGGTGAAGGGCGAGAACCGGCACACCGTCGCGGTGATCGGCGACGGAGCGCTCACCGGCGGCATGGCCTGGGAGGCCCTGAACAACATCGCCGTCGACAAGGACCTCCCGCTGGTCATCGTGATCAACGACAACGAGCGGTCGTACGCGCCGACGATCGGTGGGTTCGCCGAGCACCTCGCCACGCTGCGCACCACCCGTCAGTACGAGCAGGTGCTCGACTGGGGCAAGGACCGTCTGCAGCGCACCCCGGTGGTCGGCAACGCGATGTACCAGTCGTTGCACGGCATGAAGAAGGGACTCAAGGACGTCCTGTCCCCGCAGCGAGGCATGTTCGAGGACCTCGGCATCAAGTACGTCGGCCCGGTCGACGGGCACGACGAGCAAGCCGTCGAGCATGCCCTCGCCAAGGCGAAGGCGTACGGCGGCCCGGTGCTGGTGCACGTCATCACCCAGAAGGGTCGCGGCTATGCCCCGGCCGCCGAGCACGAGGGCGACCAGTGGCACGGCATCGGCAAGTTCAACCCCGAGACCGGGTTGCCGTTCGAGGTGTCGGGTCGCATCTGGACCGACGAGTTCAGCGACGAGATGGTGCGTCTCGGCGCCGAGCGTGACGACATCGTCGCGATCACCGCGGCGATGCTTATCCCGGTCGGTCTCGACCAGTTCGCCGAGAAGTACCCCGAGCGGGTCTTCGACGTCGGCATCGCCGAGCAGCACGCCGCCACCATGGCCGCCGGTCTGTCCTACGCGGGTCTCCACCCGGTCGTCGCGATCTACGCCACCTTCCTCAACCGCGCCTTCGACCAGGTGCTGATGGACTGCGCGCTGCACAAGCAGGGCGTCACCTTCGTGCTCGACCGCGCCGGGGTCACCGGATCGGACGGCCCGTCGCACAACGGAATGTGGGACATGGCGATCTGCTCGATCGTGCCCGGGCTGCGCCTGGCCGCACCGCGCGACGGTGAGCAGGTGAAGGCACAGCTGCGTGAGGCCGTCGACGTCGACGACGCACCGACCGTCATCCGGTTCCCCAAGGGCGACGTCGCCGAGCCGATCGCCGCCCTGCGCAGCGACGACGGCTACGACGTGCTGTACGAGTCGGGCGACGCAGACCACGAGCCGGAGGTGCTCGTCGTCGCGGTGGGCTCGATGTGTCCGGCCGGCATCGCGGTTGCCGAAAAGCTTGAGGCCCAAGGACATTCGGTCACCGTGATCGACCCGCGCTGGGTGCTGCCGGTGTCGGACGGCGTGGTGGCGAAGGCGCGTGCCGCCGGCCACGTCGTCGTGATCGAGGACAACCTCGTCACCCACGGTGTCGGTGTCGCGGTGAGCCACGCCCTGCGTTCCGCCGGGGCGATGGTGCCGGTGCACACCTACGGCATCCCGGGCCAGTTCCTCGACCACGCCTCCCGCGGTCAGGTGCTGGAGTCGATCGGTCTGACCCCCGACGTCATCACCACCGACCTGCTCGGCCGGCTCGCGCCCCGCTGA
- a CDS encoding glycerophosphodiester phosphodiesterase, whose product MARTPYLDHGGVVAMAHRGFSRDGLENTLQAFAAAVDLGYTYVETDVHVTSDGVLVSFHDDTLDRVSDATGLIRELAWSQVSQARIGDQPVPLMDDLFGNWPDLRLNIDCKHISAAPALAEAIEKHAAHDRVLVASFDDHTRDEVLRRLSKPVATSAGSARTRQAVLASKGKLRPVARRALAPVDALQVPHRQGRVTVVTRSFVQMAHALGKQVHVWTINDADEMHELLDLGVDGLISDRADVLKNVLQERGTWA is encoded by the coding sequence ATGGCGCGCACGCCCTACCTCGACCACGGCGGTGTGGTCGCGATGGCCCACCGCGGCTTCTCCCGCGACGGCTTGGAGAACACACTCCAGGCGTTCGCGGCAGCCGTCGACCTCGGCTACACCTATGTCGAGACCGACGTGCACGTGACCTCCGACGGGGTGCTCGTGTCGTTCCACGACGACACCCTCGACCGGGTCAGTGACGCGACCGGGCTCATCCGCGAGCTCGCCTGGTCGCAGGTGAGCCAGGCCCGCATCGGCGACCAGCCGGTGCCACTGATGGACGACCTGTTCGGCAACTGGCCCGATCTGCGCCTCAACATCGACTGCAAGCACATCTCGGCCGCCCCGGCGTTGGCCGAGGCGATCGAGAAGCACGCCGCCCACGACCGGGTGCTCGTCGCGTCGTTCGACGACCACACCCGCGACGAGGTGCTGCGCCGGTTGTCGAAACCCGTTGCGACGTCGGCGGGTTCGGCCCGCACCCGGCAGGCGGTGCTGGCCTCGAAGGGGAAGCTGCGTCCCGTCGCCCGCCGGGCCCTGGCGCCGGTCGACGCGCTGCAGGTGCCACATCGGCAGGGACGCGTCACCGTCGTCACCCGGTCGTTCGTGCAGATGGCGCACGCGCTCGGCAAGCAGGTGCACGTCTGGACGATCAACGACGCCGACGAGATGCACGAACTGCTCGACCTCGGTGTCGACGGGCTGATCAGCGACCGTGCCGATGTTCTGAAAAACGTTCTGCAGGAACGAGGTACGTGGGCCTGA
- a CDS encoding phosphotransferase — protein MTSAEQSQESVRSTDQWGDRPATQVWTSREWLREATAWIDESLERRGITRVPTSPLQPRVRPWSTQLVVDTDHGRVWFKAAAPSMTPEVPIYSAIGDVAPDLLQPLWASDAERGWLLSPDQGPVLRDGADAETVTPLTSAVLRRYARLQKAAVKVADRLCDNGVPRLEPYDLVREWDAQGFGPRATTALADAADRLLAAGFPTTIQHDDLHLGNVFGDGSTAGAHDARIFDWGDAYVGHPLCSLLIPLRSPSAGFGLPEDPERDARLVRAYLTCWFELGSSTALSALLPDALLLARVGRILGWQRALAHATDAQKREWAQHPQRWIDEVVELAG, from the coding sequence ATGACCTCCGCCGAACAAAGCCAGGAGTCCGTCCGCAGCACCGACCAGTGGGGCGATCGACCCGCCACGCAGGTGTGGACCAGCCGGGAGTGGCTGCGTGAAGCCACGGCGTGGATCGACGAGAGTCTCGAGCGCCGTGGCATCACCCGGGTGCCCACGTCGCCGCTGCAGCCGCGGGTGCGTCCGTGGTCGACCCAACTCGTGGTCGACACCGACCACGGACGCGTGTGGTTCAAGGCCGCCGCACCGTCGATGACCCCCGAGGTGCCGATCTACTCGGCGATCGGTGACGTCGCACCCGACCTGCTCCAGCCGCTCTGGGCCTCGGACGCCGAACGGGGGTGGCTGCTGTCACCCGACCAGGGTCCGGTGCTGCGCGACGGCGCCGACGCCGAGACGGTCACCCCGCTGACCTCTGCGGTGCTGCGCCGCTACGCCCGGTTGCAGAAGGCGGCGGTAAAGGTCGCGGATCGGTTGTGCGACAACGGTGTTCCGAGGTTGGAGCCGTACGACCTGGTGCGCGAGTGGGATGCACAGGGCTTCGGACCGCGGGCCACCACCGCGCTGGCCGACGCCGCCGATCGCCTGCTCGCGGCCGGCTTCCCGACCACGATCCAGCACGACGACCTGCATCTCGGCAATGTCTTCGGCGACGGATCGACCGCGGGCGCGCACGACGCCCGCATCTTCGACTGGGGCGACGCCTACGTCGGCCACCCGCTCTGCTCGCTGCTCATCCCGCTGCGCAGCCCGAGCGCCGGATTCGGGTTGCCCGAAGACCCGGAGCGGGACGCCCGTCTGGTGCGCGCCTACCTCACCTGTTGGTTCGAGCTCGGCTCGAGCACGGCGCTGTCGGCGCTGTTGCCCGACGCGCTGTTGCTGGCCCGCGTGGGTCGCATCCTCGGCTGGCAGCGGGCGTTGGCGCATGCCACCGATGCGCAGAAGCGTGAATGGGCGCAGCACCCGCAGCGGTGGATCGACGAGGTCGTCGAACTCGCCGGCTGA
- a CDS encoding AMP-binding protein, translating to MFVPFSVMDFLDRATTVYADRIGLVDEPDQVADSWDSLSYGEVGVRARAMAAKLDALGIAPGERVGIVSHNSARLATAFFGVSGFGRVLVPINFRLSPPEVAYIVEHSGCRVLYVDPEISDSLRSVECEHKFVIGDDDDLLLTGVEPAPWEADEAATATINYTSGTTARPKGVQITHRNIWVNATTFAMHAGLTDRDVYLHTLPMFHANGWGMPFAAAGLGIPQIVLRKVDGAEILRRVERHGGTYMCAAPAVVNSVLDAAATWDGPIPGRDRVRLICAGAPPPTKTVVRMEEELGWEFIQIYGLTETSPLLTINRSRAEWDDLSRDERAAKLVRAGAPALGVTLKTDESGEVLARSNVVLEGYWEQPEETERALGDGWFHTGDGGSIGDDGYLTIADRKKDVIITGGENVSSIEVEDAIFSHPEVAEVAVIGVPSDKWGETIKALVVRVPDSQLTEADLIAYCKSKVAGYKSPTSVEFRDELVRTATGKLQKFKLREPYWEGRERQVN from the coding sequence GTGTTCGTGCCCTTCTCGGTGATGGACTTCCTGGACCGCGCGACGACGGTTTACGCCGATCGCATCGGACTCGTCGACGAGCCCGACCAGGTGGCCGACTCCTGGGACAGCCTCAGCTACGGCGAGGTCGGAGTGCGGGCCCGGGCCATGGCCGCCAAGCTCGACGCGCTCGGCATCGCCCCGGGCGAACGGGTCGGCATCGTGTCGCACAACAGCGCCCGATTGGCGACGGCGTTCTTCGGGGTGAGCGGTTTCGGACGCGTGCTCGTGCCGATCAACTTCCGCCTCTCTCCCCCGGAGGTCGCCTACATCGTCGAGCACTCAGGTTGCCGGGTGCTGTACGTCGACCCGGAGATCAGCGACTCGCTGCGCAGCGTCGAGTGCGAGCACAAGTTCGTGATCGGTGACGACGACGATCTGCTGCTGACCGGCGTCGAGCCCGCGCCGTGGGAGGCCGATGAAGCGGCGACCGCCACCATCAACTACACCTCCGGCACCACGGCGCGACCGAAGGGAGTGCAGATCACCCACCGCAACATCTGGGTCAACGCCACGACTTTCGCGATGCACGCCGGGCTCACCGATCGCGATGTCTACCTGCACACCCTGCCGATGTTCCACGCGAACGGGTGGGGCATGCCGTTCGCGGCGGCCGGCCTGGGCATACCGCAGATCGTGCTGCGGAAGGTCGACGGCGCCGAGATCCTGCGCCGGGTCGAGCGGCACGGTGGCACGTACATGTGCGCCGCACCCGCCGTGGTCAATTCCGTACTCGACGCCGCAGCGACGTGGGACGGACCGATCCCCGGACGAGACCGCGTCCGGCTGATCTGCGCCGGCGCTCCCCCGCCGACCAAGACCGTCGTGCGGATGGAGGAGGAACTGGGCTGGGAGTTCATCCAGATCTACGGCCTGACCGAGACCTCTCCCCTGCTGACCATCAACCGCAGCCGCGCCGAATGGGACGACCTGAGCCGCGACGAGCGCGCCGCGAAGCTGGTGCGCGCGGGTGCGCCGGCGCTCGGCGTCACGCTGAAGACTGACGAGTCGGGCGAGGTGCTGGCCCGGTCCAACGTCGTCCTGGAGGGCTACTGGGAGCAACCCGAGGAGACCGAGCGGGCCCTGGGCGACGGATGGTTCCACACCGGTGACGGCGGCAGCATCGGCGACGACGGCTATCTCACGATCGCCGACCGCAAGAAGGACGTCATCATCACCGGCGGCGAGAACGTCTCCTCGATCGAGGTCGAGGACGCCATCTTCTCCCACCCCGAGGTGGCCGAGGTCGCCGTGATCGGCGTGCCGAGCGACAAGTGGGGCGAGACCATCAAGGCGCTGGTGGTCCGGGTGCCCGACTCGCAGCTCACGGAGGCCGACCTCATCGCCTACTGCAAGTCGAAGGTCGCCGGCTACAAGTCGCCGACGTCGGTGGAGTTCCGGGACGAACTGGTGCGCACCGCCACCGGAAAGCTGCAGAAGTTCAAGCTCCGCGAGCCCTACTGGGAAGGCCGCGAGCGTCAGGTGAACTGA